A single window of Sphingobacteriales bacterium DNA harbors:
- a CDS encoding enoyl-CoA hydratase/isomerase family protein produces the protein MSIKREEYIRIEKNTNGVCTIWMNQINEKINKIGPDLIGLFDDVFNELEQDNSIKAYVLASRKKDFIAGADIDAFQKVEKPGDWKPIAEKGHTILKRIEQSKKPIVAAIHGNALGAGLEIALACHARICSNDKSTKMALPEVKLGLLPGGGGTQRLPRLVGLQTALDMMLTGKNIFPYPALKMGLVDKVVHVNALQKALKN, from the coding sequence ATGTCAATTAAAAGAGAAGAGTATATACGAATTGAAAAAAATACCAATGGTGTTTGTACAATTTGGATGAATCAAATAAACGAAAAAATCAATAAAATAGGACCAGATTTAATTGGATTATTTGATGATGTGTTTAATGAATTAGAACAAGACAATTCTATAAAAGCGTATGTACTTGCTAGTAGAAAAAAAGATTTTATTGCAGGCGCTGATATAGATGCATTTCAAAAAGTTGAAAAACCAGGAGACTGGAAACCTATCGCAGAAAAAGGCCATACGATTTTAAAAAGAATTGAGCAATCAAAGAAACCAATTGTTGCAGCAATACATGGAAATGCACTAGGAGCAGGATTAGAAATTGCACTTGCATGCCATGCACGTATTTGTAGCAATGACAAATCTACAAAAATGGCACTACCTGAAGTAAAATTAGGTTTATTGCCTGGTGGTGGTGGTACACAACGTTTGCCACGTCTTGTAGGCTTGCAAACAGCATTAGATATGATGCTCACTGGCAAAAACATATTTCCTTATCCTGCATTAAAAATGGGTTTGGTAGATAAAGTTGTACACGTAAATGCCTTGCAAAAAGCGCTCAAAAATTAG